In Edaphobacter aggregans, the sequence TCTCCGACGCCGACGTAATCAATCCGCATGCCTTTCGCCTCCGCGTCGGTCTCTTCGGCCTGCTCGACAGCCCAACCCGTGAGCGCATCCTCCGCCTCCGCGACGACCATCTCGCCGCCCGCCTCGACCGCATCCACCAGATCGCCAAGGCCCACATCATCGAAGGCTGGTCCGCCACTACGATGGACCACGTCCTCAAAGAAATTCAACTCGAACGTAAGTGGATCTCCCAACTCATGACCCAAATCTAAACCGCCTCCCAGACAAGGAGAAACCCAACATGCCATCCGTCACCCTGTGGAATGAAACCAACTCCCTCTGGCTCCTCTTCGCCGTCTACTTCGTCGCCAGCATGCGTCGCATCCAGGTAAAGCGTTCGGTCCCGCTGCCTTCGTTTGAGCGCGTCTGCCTCCTGCTGACCACGGCCCTCCTCTTCTTCCCTCGCACTCATATCTCTTTCCTGGCAAATCGCTTTCATTCCAGCCGGGCCATCGGCATCTTCGGCCTCGTTCTCACGATCCTTGGCCTTGCCTTCGCCGCCTGGGCCCGTGACGTCCTGGGCCGCAACTGGAGCGGTCGCGTCGTCATCCAGGTCGACCACCAACTCATCACCGTTGGCCCCTACGCCTACGTCCGGCACCCGCTCTACACCGGCCTCATCACCGCTCTCGCCGGCACGGCACTCATCTCCGGCGACGTCGGCTCCCTCCTTGGCTTTCTCATCGCCATCAACATCTTCCGCCTCAAGGCGCACCGCGAAGAACAGCTTCTCGAGACCGAGTTCGGCGCCACCTACTCAACCTATCGCGCCCACACCGGAGGCATCCTTCCCCGCATCGCCCACGTCTAGCAGCGCTCGCTCAAAGTCACGCCCCGCCTCGCCTGCTTCACCACCTCGCTCTGCCGAATCGGTGGCGGAGCCTCCCCAAAGTCGCTCTGCGCTACATTCAGCTTCCGGACTCTGCGGATTGTCTTAAGTGAGCTTCATGAAGCTATCAGACTTTATGGACCTTCGTTGCGGTAGGGTGGAAGACTTCCTAGTGACGTAGGCGTGATGCTACATCCCTCAACACTTCTGGAGTGACCAAATCTCAGATAAGTGTTGTCTACGAACCAGTCTGCACACGCCGCAGCTCTTCTGACAGCAGAATCGCATCCGCAATCTCCCGCATCGATTTGCGACGTTGGCGACTTTCTTTATGCATCATCTGGTAGGCATCGTCTTCGCTCAGGGAGAGATCCCTTTGCAAAATGCTCTTAGCTCTATCCACTGCCTTCCGCGTTTCCAGTCTGTTCGATAACTGTGAATTCTCCGTCTCCAACCGCGCCCGCTCGATCTCTGCGCCTACCAGATAGCCAAGCGTCGAAAGCAATCGGACCTCATGCGTCGTGTGTTTGTAAGACAACCTGTGCTGCAGGTTGATAACACCCACCACTCTTCCCGCACACGTAATTGGAGTACACAACATCGCCTCGAAGTGGTCTTCAGGAATGTTCTTGAACGCCTTGAACCGCGGATCGTTGGAAGCACCCGAAGCGATCGCCACCGGCTGCCTGTATTTTGCGACCCATCCTGTTACTCCCTGCCCGATCTGAATGCCCACCTGATCGACAAGATCAGCGTGGGGATTTTTCGAAGCGCGCATCACCAGGTTCTCGCCCTCAAGCACATAGACAAAACAAGAATCGCAGGGAATGACGCTCGAGATGAAGCCAACAATCCGGTCAAGCACCAGGTGAAGCGAATCAGCCGCGGCAATCCGGCTGCTGATCTCGTGCAGAAAATCAATCTGCATCAACCCATCGCGGAATCCGGCCATAGTAGGAGTGGAAGCCGCCACGCGCCTTACGGGCTTCTGTGTGTCTATTTCATCGACATCTGACACATCAGCATCCGGCTCTACGCTCTCAGAAAACACCGCTTCAATCTTGCGATTCCGTTTCTCCTCCAGCAGCCGGCCCGCATACTGCGCGGCCTCATTAACCAGAAATCCCATCTTCGGACGAGAGGGTTCAAAGTCCGGTTGAATTCCGTAATGCGCCAGCTCCTCTGACGTAGTAGGCCCAATGGACAGCACGACCACCGATTGCAATGCCCCCCGCAACTGCTCCGCGACACCCATCTGCTCGGCCACCTGGAACATATGAATCACCTGCACGGCCGTCATAAACAGCACCACGTCGATCACGCCGTTCAGCAGGCCCAGCACACTCTCGCGCAGTGGCTGCAGGTCTTCTGGCAGCGCCCACTGATACACCGGCACCTTTGAGAGCCTGCGGCTGCGACTGCTCAACTCAGCAAGAAACTCTGGGTTCGAAGCTCCATATTCCTGAACCGCAATGCTCATCGTGGAGACTGAATCGCCATAGGTCTCGTCGATAGCCCGCAGCAGTTCTCGCCACGTGCTGGGCTCCTCGGAGACGACATCCAGGGGAACCTTCAACTCTCGCAGCGCGGTTGCGGGCTTCGCTCCTCGTGCCGCGATCTTGACCTTGCGCAGAGCGTCAAGAAACTCTTCTCCATCAAAGCGCGTCTGCACGATGTTGAGCATGGTTCGAACACCCACACCCGTCATAAAGACCACAAGATCGAACTCTCCCCGCAGCAGCCCCTCGGCAAACTCCAATGCCTCCGCGTTCGACTCGAGACTAACCTCACGCATGGCGGGCACGACAATCGCTTCGCCGCCGTAAGTGCGAATGAGTTTTTCAACCTCTTTCGCGCGGCGGGACTCGAGTGAAAGGACACGGAGTCCTTTGAAGCTTGCGTGCGCCACAGGTCCTCCAATCGGGTGTCGGGTGTCTCCTACCGTGCCTTCAGGGGCAGCGTTCATCAAACTATGAAATCGTAAGCAGGAGGAGATTTCTTAGATTCTAGCCGTGGTACGTCGATGAAGCAAAGAATAAACTTTGCGCCAGCTCCGCGCCGTCTCTTCCCCATTCAGAATGTGAGGCGTCCAGTGATCACAAGGCCGTGGTTATAGCTGTGAAAGCTGGAGGTAGCGATCTGCATGCCGGTTCCCAGTACCAGTCCCAGCCTGTCCCTGGGGTCACGCCGGAGCTTGATCTTACTCATCATGATTCCCGGTGTCAGAAAGGTCTGGTTCTTTCCGTTGTTCGCGCCGCCATGATAGTAGCTCGAATTCACCTCGAGCTCTGGCCACAGATAGTTTCCAACTTTGTACTGCGCAACGGTGTTCCACGAGATTGTTCTGCCAATCGTCGTCACCGAACCCGTCGGTAGAATTCCACCGATCGCCGATTGCACATCAAAGCGGCCGAAGCCCTTTCCTCCCACCACGGTCGGCGTAATCGTCGAGACGGCCGTCCCATTCTTGTAGCTTCCCGTCGGCACACTAAATGCCACCTGCACCGCTGTCGAATAGTTGCCATTTTCTTTATTACCAGCGAACGGCCGGTACTTGCCGACAACAGAAAAGTCTCCCGCGCCATCCTGCACCTTCGGCGTGTTGTGTTCGATATAAGCCGGAAAGTTGATGTCGACCTCGGTTGCGGCGAACGGAATCAGGTTGACTCCCTTTCCGTTGCCATAGTTCCACGTCTCTGTGTGCGTCGATGTGTACTGCCGCACAAAATCGAAGCGCGCCAACTGCACGATGACGGAGGACGGAGCCACCACAGGCACGACCCACCCCGGCTGTGCTGCAGACGTAGCTCTCACGCGGTCCTGCCAGGAATGAAAGAAACTCGTCTGAGCAAAGACCGTGGAACAGGCGAGCGAAAAAAATAAAGCAACCGAAGTCTTAACCCTCGTCATATGTCCTCCTGAAAAATTTTTCGTTAGACCCTTCGAATACATGCGATCGGGAGTCATCGCGTGAGACCTGCGGCTTTGCGAGCAGCATGGTTTCGCAGAGAATCAGCTAGACTGCAGGCACTTGCAGCGCAGTCATTCGAGGGATGTTGGATAGGGGCAGCGGTACGTTCACCCACCTGGGTAATTCCATACCGGTGCGCGTCCATGACACGTCAAGGTGTCAAATTTGTGGAGAGAAGTTATCGTATCGTGCCACGGCTTTCCAATTCCGGCAAGCCCGTTTTTGCAGCACGCAAGATTTTCACTTGCGAGACGTCTCATTTCGCGCTACGATCCAACCACGTCCACCGCAGGACGTACTTTTCAAGCAGCCACGCACCACCCTGATGTGCGACGGCTCGCAAATCTCCAAATATCACAAGCTCCTTGATGAGCACTGATACGCCCTGATCGTGATTCGCAGCATCATGTGCTGCGAGGCTTTCTGGCTTACACGTCTCTAATCGGCCCTCGCCTCACTGGCTTTGGCTTCAGCGACAGATCAGTTCCGGTACGCACACCACACCGGTTGCAGTCTCTCAAGGGGTTTCGAAATGAACACCAGCACCACCATCAATCCGGCCGAGTTCACCCACGAACAGAAGCAGTACCTTCAAGGCTTCTTCGCCGGCATCGTTCAGCGCGGCATCGCCCCCTTTGTCGGTCACGCTGCAAACGGGCTCATCACCAACGACCCCGCATCCCGCCTCCCGAATCACGCCGCAGCCGACACCGAACCAACCTGGCACGACACCCCCATCTCCGATCTCTCAAGAGAAGAACGTTGGAAGTACGAGCAGGATCCCTTCGCCATCTGGGACAAGATCCTTCAGTACAGCAACCAGAACCAGCCGCCCACCGACGACGACCGTTTCCGCTTCAAGTACTTCGGCCTCTTCCACGTCGCCCCCGCGCAGGACTCCTTCATGCTCCGCCTTCGCGTCCCCGGCGGCATTCTCGCGTCGCATCAACTACGCGGCCTTGCGCAACTCGCCGAAGACCACGGCTGTGGCCGCGCTGATCTCACGACGCGCAGTAATCTTCAGCTTCGCGAGTTCCAACCCCGCGATATCGTCCGCGTCCTCCATCGCATCCAGGCCCTCGGCCTCACCTCCCGCGGCTCCGGCGCCGACAACATCCGTAACATCACCGCCTCGCCAATCACCGGCCTCGACCCAAACGAACTCCTCGACGTAGCCCCTCTCGCCGAAGCCATGCAGGCCTACATCACCAACTCGCGCGACATGTTCGACCTTCCGCGCAAATTCAACATCGCCTTCGACAACGGCGGCGCCATCTCCACCGTCGCCGACACCAACGACATCGGCTTCATTGCCGTCCGCATCAACGAAGGGCACACGATCCCCGCAGGCATTTACTTCCGCGTCCTTCTCTGCGGTATCACGGGTCACCGCCAGTTCGCCACAGACTGCGGCCTCCTCCTGCGGCCCGACGAGACCGTCGCCGTCGCCGCCGCAATGATCCGCGTCTTCATCCAGCACGGCGACCGCACCGACCGCAAAAAAGCTCGCCTCAAATACCTCATCGACCGCTGGGGCTCTAACGGCTCAGGCATGGCTCGCTTCCTCGAAGAAACCGAAAAACTCCTCGCCTTCCCGCTCATCCGCGTCCCGGCCTCCGAGTGCGAACCACGCGGCCCCATCAACCGTTCCGCGCATCTCGGCATTCATCCGCAAGCACAACCGGGCCTCCACTACATCGGCATCGCTATCCCGGTAGGCCATCTCCCCGCGGCGCAGATGCGTTCTCTCGCCAACATAGCCGATCAGTTCGGCACAGGCGAACTCCGCCTCACCGTCTGGCAAAACCTAATCATCCCCAACATCCCCACCGAACACCTCGAAGCCGCCACGCAAGCCATCCAGAACGCCGGCCTCGATTACAAAGCCAGCACAGTCCTCGCCGGAACCGTTGCCTGCACGGGCAACAAAGGCTGCCGCTTCGCCGCTACCGACACCAAATCCCACGCAGTCGCACTCGCCCGCCATCTTGACGCGCGCTTCCCCATCCTCGACCAGCCCATCAACCTTCACGTCACCGGCTGCCACCACTCCTGTGCGCAGCACTACATCGGCGACCTCGGCCTCATGGGCGTCAAAGTCTCGGGCGAAGAAGGCTACCAGGTCCTCATCGGCGGCGGTGTCGACAACGACCAGGGCCTGGCTCGCGAACTCATCTCCTCAATCCGCTTCACCGATCTCGCCCCCAAGCTCGAAAGCCTCTTCACCGCCTACACGTTACAACGTCAGGATGACGAAACCTTCCTCCACTTCACGCGCCGTCACGACATCGCCACCCTTCAGTCGTTCTGCGAAAAGGAGAAGGCCTAATCATGCAGACTGTTCCCTTCGTCCCCGATAACGCTCCCTTCACACCCGAGCAGCGCAGCTGGCTCAACGGTCTCCTCGCCGGAATCTACTCCTCCGCGCCCGCCGTCAGTCCGGTCGCGGACCCGCCGCCTTCACTCAAGATCGCCGTTCTCTACGCCTCGCAATCCGGCACCGCCGAGGGCCTGGCCCGCAAGGTCGCCAAAGACCTCAAGGCCAAAGGCCACATCGCCTCGCTGCTCACACTCGAAGGCTACACACCCGCGTCACTCCTCGCCGAAACCTACGCCATCATCATCGCCAGCACCTACGGCGAAGGCGAAGCCCCCGACTCCGTCCGTCCCTTCTACGAACAGCTCTGCCTCGAGCACTTCCCCTGCTGCGAGAATCTCTCCTACGCCGTCCTCGCACTCGGCGACTCCACCTACGAGCACTTCTGCAAATTCGGTATCGACCTCGACAACAAGCTCGCCTCTCTCGCGGGCACGCGCATCTGCGACCGCATCGATTGCGATGTCGACCTCGACGAAAGCTTCACCCAGTGGAAGACCACGCTCTACGCCCGCATCGACGACATCGTCGCCGCACGCCCAGCACGCACCGCACCCTCATCGTCCATCATCACCGCACCTTCTTCTGTCAGCGAACCCACAGCCCCTTCCCACACCCGCGACAATCCATTTCTAGCTCCGCTCGTCGACAAGCGCCCCCTCACCCGCGACATCTCCAGCAAACTCACCCTGCATCTCGCCTTCAACATCAGCGACTCCACCCTCCGCTACGAAGCCGGCGACGCATGCGGCGTCATCCCCCGCAACGACATTCATCTCGTAGAAGAGATCCTCCACACCCTCAACTTCAGCGGCTCCGTCCCCGTACAGCTCCCCAAATCGGGAACCACCACCTTACTCGACGCGCTTCTCCATCACCTTCAGATCACCCGTCTCACGCGGAAGATGATCGAAGCCTACGCCACCATCGGCCGACACACAGCCCAGTGTCAGCCGCTCTTTCACCTACTCGTACCCGAGCAGCAAGCCCACCTCGAAAAGTACACCTACGACCGCGGCCTCATCGATCTCCTGCACGACTACCCCGGCATCCTCCACGAACCCGCCGACCTGGTCGCGATGCTACCCAGGCTCTCCCCACGTCTCTACTCCATCTCCTCCAGCCCCAGCGCCCACGCCGGACAGATCCACACCACCGTCGCCGTCGTCCGCTACCGCGCCCATAACCGCGACCGCGGAGGCGTCTGTTCCACTCTCCTCTCCGACCGCACCAACACTGGCGAATCTCTACCCGTCTACATCCAGCCCAACAAGCGCTTCCGCCTCCCGTCCGACCCCGCCGCACCCATCATCATGATCGGCCCCGGCACCGGCATCGCTCCCTTCCGCGCCTTCCTCCACGAGCGCCGCGCCCTCAACCACACCGGCCGCAACTGGCTCTTCTTCGGCGAACGCTCCGCCGCTACCGACTTCCTCTACCGCGACGAGCTTCAGTCCATGCACACCGACGGCCACCTCACACATCTCGACCTCGCCTTCTCCCGTGATCAGGACCGCAAAATCTACGTGCAGGACCGCATGCTCGAACAAGCCCCAACATTCTGGCAATGGCTGCAGGACGGAGCCAGCGTCTACGTCTGCGGCGACGCCTCGCGCATGGCCAAAGACGTCGACGCCACCCTCCACACCATCGCCGAACAGCAGGGCCACCTCACCCGCGAATCCGCTACCGAGTACATACACCAGCTCAAGGAACACCACCGCTACCACCGCGACGTCTACTAAACCTTCTTCTCAAAGCCAGCGACCTAAGGAACTGAAGCTATGACGCTCCCGCTCCACGAACTCGCATACTCCGAATCAGCGAACCCCATCGTTCGCCTGACGGAAAACGGCCTCGAGATCTTTCCTGCAGGCCCACCGCAACCCGAGGTCATCACCTCTCTCATCCCCTCACGCCCCCTCCAACCCGGCGAGCAGTACCGCTTCCACTTCAACATGACGAAGTGCATCGGCTGCCGTTCCTGCGAAGTCGCCTGCAACGAGCAGAACGGCAACCCTGCCGATCTCCGCTGGCGCCGCATCGGCGAAATCGAAGGCGGCACCTGGCCCACCACCGTGCGTCATTACCTTTCCATGGGCTGCAACCACTGCCTCAGCGCCGACTGCGCACGCGGCTGCCCCGTCGATGCCTACACAAAAGATCCCGTTACCGGCATCGTCCTCCACTCCGCCGAAGCCTGCATCGGCTGCCAGTACTGTGTCTGGAACTGCCCCTACTCCGTCCCGCAGTTCAACCCTGAGCGCGGCGTCGTCGGCAAATGCGACATGTGCCACGGCCGTCTCACCTCCGGCCTCGAGCCCGCCTGCGTCAACGCCTGTCCCGAGAACGCCATTGAAATCGAAATCGTCGATCAGCTTGAGTGGCGCAGCGATTACGCCGCCGCCAACGCTCCCGGCATGCCCTCCGCCGGACACACCATCTCCACCACACGCATCACGCTCCCTGAAAACTCAGTCGCCACCCTCGAGCGCGTCGACATCGAAACCCTCCAGCCGGAGCATCCGCACTGGTCCCTCGTTTGGATGACCTCACTCATCCAACTCTCCGCCGGAACCCTCGTCGCCGCCTTGCTCTCGCGACACTCCGGCCCCATCGCTCTCACACTCATCCTCGCCCTCACGGCCTTCACGCTCAACATCTCCGTCCTTCACCTCGGCCGTCCCGCCTACGCCTGGCGCGCGCTCAAAATGTGGCGGCGCTCCTGGCTCTCCCGCGAAGTCCTCCTCTTCGGACTCTTCTTCTCCACGCTCACCCTCTTCACCGCTGCCGCATGGCTCG encodes:
- a CDS encoding sulfite reductase subunit alpha, whose protein sequence is MQTVPFVPDNAPFTPEQRSWLNGLLAGIYSSAPAVSPVADPPPSLKIAVLYASQSGTAEGLARKVAKDLKAKGHIASLLTLEGYTPASLLAETYAIIIASTYGEGEAPDSVRPFYEQLCLEHFPCCENLSYAVLALGDSTYEHFCKFGIDLDNKLASLAGTRICDRIDCDVDLDESFTQWKTTLYARIDDIVAARPARTAPSSSIITAPSSVSEPTAPSHTRDNPFLAPLVDKRPLTRDISSKLTLHLAFNISDSTLRYEAGDACGVIPRNDIHLVEEILHTLNFSGSVPVQLPKSGTTTLLDALLHHLQITRLTRKMIEAYATIGRHTAQCQPLFHLLVPEQQAHLEKYTYDRGLIDLLHDYPGILHEPADLVAMLPRLSPRLYSISSSPSAHAGQIHTTVAVVRYRAHNRDRGGVCSTLLSDRTNTGESLPVYIQPNKRFRLPSDPAAPIIMIGPGTGIAPFRAFLHERRALNHTGRNWLFFGERSAATDFLYRDELQSMHTDGHLTHLDLAFSRDQDRKIYVQDRMLEQAPTFWQWLQDGASVYVCGDASRMAKDVDATLHTIAEQQGHLTRESATEYIHQLKEHHRYHRDVY
- a CDS encoding methyltransferase family protein, which gives rise to MPSVTLWNETNSLWLLFAVYFVASMRRIQVKRSVPLPSFERVCLLLTTALLFFPRTHISFLANRFHSSRAIGIFGLVLTILGLAFAAWARDVLGRNWSGRVVIQVDHQLITVGPYAYVRHPLYTGLITALAGTALISGDVGSLLGFLIAINIFRLKAHREEQLLETEFGATYSTYRAHTGGILPRIAHV
- a CDS encoding transporter is translated as MTRVKTSVALFFSLACSTVFAQTSFFHSWQDRVRATSAAQPGWVVPVVAPSSVIVQLARFDFVRQYTSTHTETWNYGNGKGVNLIPFAATEVDINFPAYIEHNTPKVQDGAGDFSVVGKYRPFAGNKENGNYSTAVQVAFSVPTGSYKNGTAVSTITPTVVGGKGFGRFDVQSAIGGILPTGSVTTIGRTISWNTVAQYKVGNYLWPELEVNSSYYHGGANNGKNQTFLTPGIMMSKIKLRRDPRDRLGLVLGTGMQIATSSFHSYNHGLVITGRLTF
- a CDS encoding uroporphyrinogen-III synthase, whose protein sequence is MAHASFKGLRVLSLESRRAKEVEKLIRTYGGEAIVVPAMREVSLESNAEALEFAEGLLRGEFDLVVFMTGVGVRTMLNIVQTRFDGEEFLDALRKVKIAARGAKPATALRELKVPLDVVSEEPSTWRELLRAIDETYGDSVSTMSIAVQEYGASNPEFLAELSSRSRRLSKVPVYQWALPEDLQPLRESVLGLLNGVIDVVLFMTAVQVIHMFQVAEQMGVAEQLRGALQSVVVLSIGPTTSEELAHYGIQPDFEPSRPKMGFLVNEAAQYAGRLLEEKRNRKIEAVFSESVEPDADVSDVDEIDTQKPVRRVAASTPTMAGFRDGLMQIDFLHEISSRIAAADSLHLVLDRIVGFISSVIPCDSCFVYVLEGENLVMRASKNPHADLVDQVGIQIGQGVTGWVAKYRQPVAIASGASNDPRFKAFKNIPEDHFEAMLCTPITCAGRVVGVINLQHRLSYKHTTHEVRLLSTLGYLVGAEIERARLETENSQLSNRLETRKAVDRAKSILQRDLSLSEDDAYQMMHKESRQRRKSMREIADAILLSEELRRVQTGS
- a CDS encoding DmsC/YnfH family molybdoenzyme membrane anchor subunit, encoding MTLPLHELAYSESANPIVRLTENGLEIFPAGPPQPEVITSLIPSRPLQPGEQYRFHFNMTKCIGCRSCEVACNEQNGNPADLRWRRIGEIEGGTWPTTVRHYLSMGCNHCLSADCARGCPVDAYTKDPVTGIVLHSAEACIGCQYCVWNCPYSVPQFNPERGVVGKCDMCHGRLTSGLEPACVNACPENAIEIEIVDQLEWRSDYAAANAPGMPSAGHTISTTRITLPENSVATLERVDIETLQPEHPHWSLVWMTSLIQLSAGTLVAALLSRHSGPIALTLILALTAFTLNISVLHLGRPAYAWRALKMWRRSWLSREVLLFGLFFSTLTLFTAAAWLAAIHVLPFAAILLPALQLLTPVLGLAGIFASARLYLVPARPAWNTPHTPIDFFLSSAVLGCSAMPLLIRAAGMLHALPQLQSIALPRWVPNFPLWPLIITSALWMLNHIVRTIRLHHSVSYERRASASLLNTYNLRGTFLVSFAFVGLAILLSVAGQPLFALPAALAGVISARYLFFVSVVPLNMALTFVRTAHA
- a CDS encoding PadR family transcriptional regulator, encoding MNDIIVLSLLLEGPKHGYRLKQDAAMFAEQQQLHNNTIYPLLKRFLKSGWITQQEANGERGQTRLLYALTPTGKKILVDKVADFSDADVINPHAFRLRVGLFGLLDSPTRERILRLRDDHLAARLDRIHQIAKAHIIEGWSATTMDHVLKEIQLERKWISQLMTQI
- a CDS encoding NirA family protein, giving the protein MNTSTTINPAEFTHEQKQYLQGFFAGIVQRGIAPFVGHAANGLITNDPASRLPNHAAADTEPTWHDTPISDLSREERWKYEQDPFAIWDKILQYSNQNQPPTDDDRFRFKYFGLFHVAPAQDSFMLRLRVPGGILASHQLRGLAQLAEDHGCGRADLTTRSNLQLREFQPRDIVRVLHRIQALGLTSRGSGADNIRNITASPITGLDPNELLDVAPLAEAMQAYITNSRDMFDLPRKFNIAFDNGGAISTVADTNDIGFIAVRINEGHTIPAGIYFRVLLCGITGHRQFATDCGLLLRPDETVAVAAAMIRVFIQHGDRTDRKKARLKYLIDRWGSNGSGMARFLEETEKLLAFPLIRVPASECEPRGPINRSAHLGIHPQAQPGLHYIGIAIPVGHLPAAQMRSLANIADQFGTGELRLTVWQNLIIPNIPTEHLEAATQAIQNAGLDYKASTVLAGTVACTGNKGCRFAATDTKSHAVALARHLDARFPILDQPINLHVTGCHHSCAQHYIGDLGLMGVKVSGEEGYQVLIGGGVDNDQGLARELISSIRFTDLAPKLESLFTAYTLQRQDDETFLHFTRRHDIATLQSFCEKEKA